One stretch of Aquimarina sp. Aq107 DNA includes these proteins:
- a CDS encoding tetratricopeptide repeat-containing sensor histidine kinase — protein MRLLKSIIISIIWSFSLISCNGARENQKKEVDNKLNKESILTNIEKANDKSFTKTKRKLYLDSAYNQVKKLKESSFQIQKLEKISVGYYFLNELNLYKDINQEALIISKNIKDSIITGKLYGNLGIYYRKMNLLDSAYQNFYSANKIFFVLAKNKKITPSKYSFDYGKVLIDLAKLSRKVKDYNNSEDLTIHAIKQFQLSGNLSYLPLSYTSLGITARELGRFDDAIEYNQKALKYASNTDKDILYKIIVNNNLGMVYQTQGNYEKAEKFFKKNLKYVDFFEKDLKRKARLLDNIGYVKLKHNKHNDSILFLLNKAYKIRDSIGDIRGLSESSLSLTEYYFINNNYSLSRTFGIKAEKAATTTNSNTGLLQAYDLLAQVSPPEEGRKYAMEYIKLNDSLTKRDNLFRDKFARIRFESENLEKENQQKSKEIEEVQNQNTVYLLGILLLATFIGFIIYFSRQRTKYLAQQNKIVEFQAAYETETRISKRLHDEIGNDIFQVMMQYQNDPHDPQITKKLNTAYTKARDISRENSEFEVDETYTEELTDMLTNYTNNNIRLVQRGIDKIVWNTMDKNLKITIYRVLQELMTNMQKHSQADLVAIVFKNEKNNLIIKYSDNGVGIQKSAIKSKNGLRNTEKRILAINGTIIFDSEKNKGFKAEIKIPC, from the coding sequence ATGAGATTACTAAAGTCAATCATTATATCCATAATCTGGTCATTTTCATTAATAAGTTGTAATGGAGCAAGAGAAAATCAAAAGAAGGAAGTTGATAATAAATTGAATAAAGAATCAATATTAACAAATATTGAAAAAGCGAATGACAAAAGCTTTACAAAAACAAAGAGAAAATTATATTTAGATTCAGCCTATAATCAAGTAAAAAAACTAAAAGAATCTTCCTTCCAAATACAAAAATTAGAGAAAATATCTGTAGGGTATTACTTCTTGAATGAATTAAATCTTTATAAAGACATAAATCAAGAAGCTTTAATAATTTCCAAAAACATAAAAGACTCAATTATTACTGGAAAATTATATGGCAATCTAGGAATATATTATAGAAAAATGAATCTTCTTGATAGTGCTTATCAAAATTTCTATAGTGCCAATAAAATATTTTTCGTTCTTGCGAAGAATAAAAAAATTACTCCTTCAAAATACTCTTTTGACTACGGAAAAGTTTTGATTGATTTAGCTAAATTATCACGGAAAGTTAAAGATTATAATAATAGTGAAGATTTAACAATACATGCTATTAAACAATTTCAATTATCCGGCAATCTATCCTATCTTCCCTTATCATATACCAGTTTAGGAATCACTGCTAGAGAATTAGGGCGTTTTGATGATGCTATTGAGTATAATCAAAAGGCCTTAAAATATGCAAGTAACACAGATAAAGACATACTTTATAAAATTATTGTAAATAATAATTTAGGGATGGTCTATCAAACTCAAGGAAACTATGAAAAGGCGGAAAAATTCTTTAAGAAAAACCTTAAATATGTAGACTTTTTTGAAAAAGATCTAAAAAGAAAAGCGCGTTTATTGGATAATATAGGATATGTCAAATTAAAACATAATAAACATAATGACAGTATTCTCTTTTTGCTTAATAAAGCTTATAAAATAAGAGACAGTATAGGAGACATAAGAGGTTTATCAGAAAGTAGTTTAAGTCTAACAGAATATTATTTTATCAATAATAATTACAGCCTATCACGAACCTTTGGAATAAAAGCAGAAAAAGCTGCAACTACAACAAATAGCAATACAGGACTTCTTCAAGCCTATGATTTATTAGCACAAGTTTCTCCACCAGAAGAAGGAAGAAAATACGCGATGGAGTATATCAAACTAAATGATAGTCTCACCAAAAGAGACAATCTTTTTAGAGATAAATTCGCCAGAATACGGTTCGAAAGTGAAAATTTAGAAAAAGAGAACCAACAGAAAAGTAAGGAAATTGAGGAAGTACAAAACCAAAACACCGTCTATCTCCTTGGGATTTTACTACTTGCTACATTCATTGGATTTATCATATATTTCTCGCGGCAGCGAACCAAATATTTAGCACAACAAAACAAAATTGTAGAGTTCCAGGCAGCTTATGAAACCGAAACACGTATTTCTAAACGGTTACACGATGAAATTGGGAATGATATTTTTCAGGTAATGATGCAATATCAAAACGATCCACACGATCCGCAGATTACCAAAAAACTGAATACCGCCTACACCAAAGCCAGAGACATCTCTAGAGAAAACAGCGAATTCGAGGTAGATGAAACCTATACAGAAGAGTTAACCGATATGTTAACGAATTATACCAATAACAATATCAGATTGGTACAAAGAGGTATCGACAAAATCGTTTGGAATACTATGGATAAAAACCTAAAAATTACTATCTATAGAGTATTACAGGAACTGATGACCAATATGCAAAAACATAGTCAAGCAGATTTAGTTGCTATTGTCTTTAAAAATGAAAAAAACAACCTAATCATCAAGTACTCTGATAATGGTGTGGGTATCCAAAAATCAGCTATAAAATCAAAAAATGGACTCCGTAATACGGAAAAGCGTATTCTAGCTATCAACGGAACTATTATCTTTGACTCAGAAAAAAATAAAGGCTTTAAAGCTGAGATTAAAATCCCGTGTTAA
- a CDS encoding single-stranded DNA-binding protein codes for MNTLKNKVQLIGNLGQEPEIVDLDSGRKLAKFSIATNDYYYNKAGDKITDTQWHNIVAWGKTAEIIEKYVNKGQEVAIEGKLTSRSYDDNEGNKRYITEVVCNEFLMLGNK; via the coding sequence ATGAACACGTTAAAAAACAAAGTACAACTAATAGGTAACCTAGGACAAGAACCTGAAATCGTAGACCTTGATTCTGGTAGAAAGCTTGCAAAATTTTCTATTGCCACGAACGATTATTATTATAATAAGGCAGGCGATAAAATTACAGACACTCAATGGCATAATATTGTAGCTTGGGGAAAAACTGCAGAAATTATTGAGAAATATGTAAACAAAGGTCAAGAAGTCGCTATAGAAGGTAAACTTACATCTCGCAGTTACGATGATAACGAAGGAAACAAAAGGTATATAACAGAAGTAGTTTGTAACGAATTCCTGATGCTGGGAAATAAATAA
- a CDS encoding Crp/Fnr family transcriptional regulator — MNTYTKYWFLEGFNLFNKLGRITMMRMCEILEMKNIDKGATIQLINNDHKSVFFLKKGTVKIIDINSKNVKYIVKKGHIFGELSIYDEQLSIEEQAIALEDCIVCYIESFRMKQIMEKHKSLKNGVLKIYGLRIKKLERRLQDLLYKDSSTRIKEFVIDYIKEFGEQTEKNIIAKNLLTHKDIANLTNTSRQTVSNTLSILRKEGVIDYNTQSISILNTTKQHTIQN; from the coding sequence TTGAACACATATACCAAATATTGGTTTCTAGAAGGTTTTAATTTATTTAATAAACTTGGTAGAATTACCATGATGCGAATGTGTGAAATTCTTGAGATGAAAAACATCGATAAAGGAGCTACCATCCAATTAATCAATAATGATCATAAAAGCGTTTTTTTTCTAAAAAAAGGAACCGTTAAGATTATTGATATCAATAGTAAAAATGTAAAGTATATCGTAAAAAAAGGACACATCTTTGGTGAACTATCGATCTACGACGAACAACTCTCTATAGAAGAACAAGCTATTGCACTCGAAGATTGTATTGTCTGTTATATAGAATCTTTTAGAATGAAACAAATTATGGAGAAACATAAATCTCTTAAAAACGGTGTTCTAAAAATATATGGTTTACGAATCAAAAAACTAGAGAGACGTTTACAAGATTTACTATATAAAGATAGTTCAACTCGAATCAAAGAATTTGTAATAGATTATATCAAAGAGTTTGGAGAACAAACAGAAAAAAATATAATAGCAAAAAACCTGTTAACGCATAAAGATATTGCCAATTTAACCAATACTTCTAGACAAACAGTTAGTAACACCTTAAGCATTTTACGCAAAGAAGGTGTTATAGATTATAACACACAATCTATATCTATACTTAACACGACAAAGCAACACACAATTCAAAATTAA
- a CDS encoding sodium:proton antiporter: MLQSFSIIFSIAAFFSFINYKWLKMPATIALMLLSLITVVIITLSKNIAPHFYQFFCDIVANSDFRSLLLDGILSFLLFAGALHVNIEELKKEKWPIILFATLGVLISTFLVGGLTFGAAQLINIELPFLDALLFGALISPTDPIAVMAILKKANIAKSLGIKIEGESLFNDGIGVVVFSGILILTGMGEHHGEGSVTAEIGKLFIEEAIGGIVYGALLGFIGYQSIKSVKENPQLSVMISLAIVMGGYSLASLIHVSGPLAMVVAGMLIGNKFNVATNKGPTRKLINDIWEVLDDVFNGILFVLIGLAIHLLKFDAGHLTLGIIAIFIVLFSRFISVLLPYSLLKHTEMSPIKTVSILTWGGLRGGISLALALSLADNPSSEVILYITYVVVFFSILVQGLSIGKLVKKLYQ, from the coding sequence ATGTTACAATCCTTCAGTATTATTTTTTCGATTGCTGCTTTTTTTAGTTTTATAAACTACAAATGGTTAAAAATGCCTGCTACGATTGCATTGATGTTATTAAGTTTAATAACCGTTGTAATCATCACATTGAGTAAAAATATTGCCCCTCATTTCTATCAGTTCTTTTGTGACATTGTTGCTAATTCTGATTTTAGGAGTTTGTTATTAGATGGGATTTTAAGTTTTTTACTATTTGCAGGAGCCTTACACGTAAATATTGAGGAACTAAAAAAAGAAAAATGGCCCATAATCCTATTCGCAACGTTGGGGGTTTTGATTTCTACATTTTTGGTAGGTGGTTTGACTTTTGGTGCTGCGCAATTAATTAATATAGAGTTACCTTTTTTAGATGCTTTGCTATTTGGCGCATTGATATCGCCTACCGATCCAATTGCTGTGATGGCCATTCTTAAAAAAGCAAATATTGCCAAAAGCTTAGGAATTAAGATTGAAGGAGAATCCTTATTCAATGATGGTATCGGTGTAGTTGTATTTTCTGGAATATTAATTCTCACTGGAATGGGAGAACATCATGGAGAAGGTTCTGTAACCGCAGAAATTGGTAAATTATTTATAGAAGAAGCTATTGGCGGAATCGTCTATGGAGCTCTTTTAGGATTTATAGGATATCAGAGCATAAAATCCGTAAAAGAAAATCCACAATTATCAGTCATGATCAGTCTGGCAATTGTAATGGGTGGATATTCATTAGCATCTTTGATCCATGTATCAGGACCATTAGCTATGGTTGTCGCAGGAATGTTAATTGGTAACAAATTCAATGTAGCTACGAATAAAGGCCCTACTAGAAAATTAATCAATGATATCTGGGAGGTATTGGATGATGTTTTTAATGGTATTCTATTTGTATTAATTGGGTTAGCAATTCATCTTCTAAAATTTGATGCAGGACATCTAACATTAGGTATTATTGCAATTTTTATAGTCCTTTTTTCAAGGTTCATTTCTGTATTACTTCCTTATTCATTACTAAAGCATACTGAGATGAGCCCCATAAAAACGGTATCTATACTAACTTGGGGAGGATTACGAGGTGGCATTTCGCTAGCTTTGGCGCTAAGTTTAGCAGACAACCCTTCTTCAGAAGTGATACTATATATCACCTATGTAGTTGTATTCTTTTCAATACTGGTACAAGGACTTAGTATCGGAAAACTGGTAAAAAAGTTATATCAATAA
- a CDS encoding response regulator — protein MFTKVLVAEDYEIANQGIVKVLNDEVGILDIKEAKYCDDAYIKFRKAHQGEDPFELLITDLSFKEDHKVQTRTSGIELIQDIRKIDPTINVIVYSQESRPDKINMLFQKLDINGYVCKGQHAIKDLVNCIQGVYKGDIVLPSEVTDANTDNIINLDDFDIMLLEELALGFTKKEIVQKLKKQKISPNSESTIDKRVSKLFDDFKAKNTTHLVAIVKDLGLL, from the coding sequence ATGTTTACAAAAGTATTGGTAGCAGAAGATTATGAAATTGCCAATCAAGGTATCGTAAAAGTACTAAATGACGAAGTAGGTATCCTAGATATTAAGGAAGCTAAATACTGTGATGATGCATATATCAAATTTAGAAAAGCTCATCAAGGTGAAGACCCGTTTGAATTACTGATAACAGATCTTTCTTTTAAAGAAGATCATAAAGTGCAGACCAGAACTTCTGGTATAGAACTCATACAAGACATTCGGAAAATAGACCCTACTATCAATGTAATCGTATACTCTCAGGAAAGCAGACCTGATAAGATAAATATGTTATTCCAAAAACTTGATATAAATGGCTATGTATGCAAAGGCCAACATGCAATTAAAGATTTAGTAAACTGCATACAAGGTGTGTATAAAGGTGATATCGTGCTTCCATCAGAAGTAACGGATGCTAACACCGATAATATCATCAATTTAGATGATTTCGATATTATGTTATTAGAAGAACTTGCACTCGGTTTTACTAAAAAAGAAATTGTGCAAAAATTAAAAAAACAAAAAATATCGCCAAATAGCGAAAGTACTATTGACAAAAGAGTGAGTAAACTCTTTGATGACTTTAAAGCAAAAAACACCACACATCTAGTTGCAATTGTAAAAGATTTGGGGTTATTGTAA
- a CDS encoding DUF2721 domain-containing protein, producing the protein MENWYLPATIIPGIGLLILSTSNLLVNLSTEIKTLITEDIIKEQLIERKLRQLKLLNSAMVFLYIAVASFVISALVSGIYKSIDTDFNATIYITIAGITSALLGLIALIIYSFRAVKIRQDQYHNKF; encoded by the coding sequence ATGGAAAATTGGTATCTACCTGCTACTATTATTCCCGGGATTGGACTATTGATATTATCTACCTCTAATCTTTTGGTTAATCTCAGTACAGAGATTAAAACATTGATTACAGAAGATATAATAAAAGAACAATTGATTGAGCGAAAGTTAAGACAACTTAAACTACTAAATAGCGCTATGGTTTTCTTATATATTGCTGTTGCTAGTTTTGTGATTTCTGCATTAGTTTCAGGGATTTATAAGAGTATCGATACCGATTTCAATGCTACCATTTATATTACCATTGCCGGAATTACCAGCGCCCTGTTAGGTTTAATAGCCTTAATTATATACTCATTTAGGGCTGTAAAAATAAGACAAGATCAATATCACAACAAATTCTAA
- a CDS encoding YafY family protein, which produces MASNKNALIRYKTIDQCLRNTFRRWVLDDLIEACSDALYEYEGKDVYVSKRTVQLDIQMMRSDKLGYNAPIEVYQRKFYRYAEEDYSIMNIPVTDHDIKIMNESIQILRQFKDFSLFKEMNGVIERLEDSVYANEKDNIPIIHLEKNDQLKGLEHIDRLYHAIQNKQVLKMAYKSFKARSESEILIHPQLLKEFNNRWFLLALGNKRKLLTTFALDRIVSIHNSEEDIVYIDQHIDGDIYYKDVIGVTVSENVVPELVKFKIDNRNAPYVITKPFHTSQETISKDELGTTFTIKVQINFELERVILGFGDTIEVLAPERLRTRIHGKLKRALDKYK; this is translated from the coding sequence ATGGCTTCTAATAAAAATGCTTTAATACGATATAAAACGATTGATCAATGTTTGCGTAACACCTTTAGGCGTTGGGTGTTGGATGATCTTATAGAGGCATGTTCTGATGCATTATATGAATATGAAGGAAAAGATGTGTATGTAAGTAAGCGTACGGTGCAATTAGATATACAGATGATGCGTAGTGATAAATTAGGGTATAATGCTCCTATAGAAGTGTATCAACGCAAATTTTACCGATATGCAGAAGAGGATTATAGTATTATGAATATCCCGGTGACAGATCATGATATTAAAATAATGAACGAGTCCATCCAGATACTACGCCAGTTTAAAGACTTTTCGTTGTTTAAGGAGATGAATGGAGTTATCGAACGGTTAGAAGATTCTGTATATGCAAATGAAAAAGACAACATACCTATTATTCATCTCGAAAAGAATGATCAGCTTAAAGGGTTAGAACATATCGATAGATTATACCACGCAATACAGAACAAGCAGGTTCTAAAAATGGCGTATAAATCCTTTAAAGCTAGAAGTGAGAGTGAAATTCTTATTCATCCACAATTACTAAAGGAATTTAATAATCGATGGTTTTTATTAGCGTTGGGCAATAAAAGAAAGCTCTTGACTACTTTTGCATTGGATAGGATTGTTAGTATCCATAATTCTGAAGAAGATATTGTTTATATAGATCAACATATTGATGGTGATATATATTATAAGGATGTAATAGGAGTGACGGTTTCAGAAAATGTAGTGCCAGAGCTTGTAAAGTTTAAGATAGACAATAGAAATGCCCCTTATGTAATCACCAAACCATTTCATACATCTCAAGAAACAATATCAAAAGATGAACTTGGTACGACTTTTACGATTAAGGTTCAAATTAATTTTGAGTTAGAACGAGTAATTCTTGGCTTTGGAGATACAATAGAGGTGTTAGCGCCAGAACGATTACGTACCAGAATTCATGGAAAGCTAAAAAGAGCTTTAGACAAGTACAAATAA
- a CDS encoding thiamine pyrophosphate-dependent enzyme, whose translation MTSKKETVWYKVLDNKDRLPEGRVQTVTAGHQGVCLTHYNGKFSALDNKCPHQGGPLGEGSIENGLLRCPWHGWDFDPCTGLPPGGYDDGVTTFEVKEDGDAILVGIPEEPKHQDTISDVMIQTMVNWDVDTVFGMVGHSNLGVADAMMRLEKQGKLQYFGIRHEGAAAFAASAYGKLMGKPAVCFGIAGPGSTNMFTGMWDAKVDRAPLLAFSGQVNTQVMGTGAFQEVDLVKAFQTVADFNHPVQQNSKHSELMSLAIKSAILNRNVSHITFPDEVAFMPKTIGEEAQTPEGRITPMNISPPRQMVTKAVSMISESKKPAIIVGHGARFHMKAIIDFANKLRCPVITTFKGKGLIPDDHELGCGVLGRSGTPIASWFMNESDLLIVFGASFSNHTGITPKKPIIQVDYDPTALSKFHKIDAALWGEISETLSLIEEQTENNIDTIDRRSEIAERWDIWKEEKANRLKDQGDNGISSIAVFEAMNKVTPSNAVIAVDVGNNTYSFGRYFEPKNQSILMSGYLGSIGFSLPAAMGAWAAKGKERPIWSVSGDGGFGQYLAEMMTLVKYNMNIKHVLLNNSELGKISKEQKAAELDVWQTSLHNVSFAKYAENCGALGIKVTKKEELIPALEKLRDHNGPALLEIITDVKLI comes from the coding sequence ATGACTTCAAAAAAAGAAACTGTTTGGTATAAAGTACTAGATAATAAAGATAGACTCCCAGAAGGAAGAGTACAAACTGTTACCGCTGGTCACCAAGGTGTTTGTCTCACTCATTATAATGGTAAATTTTCTGCTTTAGATAATAAATGTCCGCATCAAGGAGGTCCTCTAGGAGAAGGCTCTATAGAGAATGGTTTGTTACGATGTCCTTGGCACGGTTGGGATTTTGACCCTTGTACAGGATTACCTCCAGGAGGTTATGATGATGGAGTTACCACTTTTGAGGTAAAAGAAGATGGGGATGCAATCTTAGTTGGTATTCCAGAAGAACCTAAACATCAGGATACTATTTCTGATGTTATGATACAAACTATGGTTAACTGGGATGTTGATACCGTTTTTGGAATGGTAGGTCATTCTAACCTTGGAGTTGCAGATGCCATGATGCGATTAGAAAAACAAGGGAAGCTACAATATTTTGGTATTCGTCATGAAGGCGCTGCCGCCTTTGCCGCTTCGGCTTATGGAAAATTAATGGGCAAACCAGCTGTATGTTTTGGTATTGCAGGACCTGGTTCTACTAATATGTTTACAGGTATGTGGGATGCTAAGGTAGATAGAGCTCCTTTATTAGCATTTTCTGGACAAGTAAATACCCAAGTGATGGGTACCGGTGCTTTTCAGGAAGTAGATTTGGTCAAGGCATTCCAAACTGTAGCTGATTTTAATCATCCTGTCCAACAGAATTCTAAGCATAGTGAATTAATGAGTTTAGCCATTAAAAGTGCGATACTCAATAGAAATGTATCACATATTACTTTCCCAGATGAAGTAGCTTTTATGCCAAAAACTATAGGTGAAGAAGCACAAACTCCTGAAGGAAGAATAACTCCGATGAATATTTCTCCACCAAGACAAATGGTAACAAAAGCCGTTTCGATGATTTCAGAATCAAAAAAGCCTGCTATTATTGTTGGTCATGGAGCAAGGTTTCATATGAAAGCAATTATAGATTTTGCCAATAAATTAAGGTGTCCTGTTATCACTACCTTTAAAGGAAAAGGACTTATTCCTGATGATCATGAATTGGGTTGCGGAGTATTAGGTCGTAGTGGAACTCCCATTGCTTCCTGGTTTATGAACGAAAGTGACTTACTCATTGTATTTGGAGCATCCTTTTCCAATCATACAGGAATTACTCCTAAAAAACCAATCATTCAGGTCGACTATGACCCTACAGCATTAAGTAAGTTTCATAAAATAGATGCTGCGCTTTGGGGAGAAATTTCGGAAACGCTATCTCTCATAGAGGAACAAACAGAAAATAATATTGATACTATCGATAGAAGATCAGAAATTGCTGAACGTTGGGATATTTGGAAAGAAGAAAAAGCAAATCGATTAAAAGATCAAGGTGATAATGGAATAAGTTCTATTGCAGTTTTTGAGGCAATGAATAAAGTTACTCCCTCTAATGCAGTAATTGCTGTAGATGTTGGTAATAATACTTATTCTTTTGGAAGGTACTTCGAACCTAAAAATCAATCTATATTAATGTCAGGATATCTAGGTTCCATTGGATTTTCGTTACCTGCTGCTATGGGAGCTTGGGCTGCCAAAGGAAAAGAAAGGCCTATTTGGTCAGTTTCTGGAGATGGTGGTTTTGGTCAATATTTAGCAGAAATGATGACGTTGGTGAAATACAATATGAACATTAAGCATGTCTTGCTCAACAACTCCGAATTAGGAAAAATTTCTAAAGAACAAAAAGCCGCTGAATTAGATGTCTGGCAAACTTCATTACATAATGTAAGTTTTGCTAAATATGCCGAAAATTGCGGTGCTTTAGGCATCAAAGTGACTAAAAAAGAAGAACTAATTCCCGCATTAGAAAAACTAAGAGATCATAATGGTCCAGCTCTTTTAGAAATCATAACGGATGTGAAACTTATTTAG
- a CDS encoding DinB family protein: MRTKQIADRFREVILNGVWIANTNYKDQLSNITWKQANTKVGSLNTIALLTFHINYYVSGVLNVLNGGLLEIKDSYSFNAPEITSEEDWHRLLNDLCTNAEEFANLIEAMPDDQLDEVFVDEKYGTYQRNIDAMIEHSYYHLGQITLIKKMIANE; this comes from the coding sequence ATGAGAACAAAGCAAATAGCAGATCGATTTAGAGAAGTGATATTAAACGGTGTTTGGATTGCTAATACTAATTATAAAGATCAATTATCAAACATAACTTGGAAACAGGCTAATACTAAGGTTGGATCACTAAATACGATAGCTTTACTCACTTTTCATATTAATTATTATGTGTCTGGAGTTTTAAATGTTCTCAATGGAGGGCTTCTAGAGATAAAAGATAGTTATAGTTTTAATGCACCTGAGATTACCTCAGAAGAAGATTGGCATAGATTGCTTAATGATTTATGTACTAACGCTGAGGAATTTGCTAACTTAATTGAGGCCATGCCAGATGATCAACTAGATGAGGTTTTTGTTGATGAAAAATATGGAACTTATCAGAGAAATATAGACGCAATGATCGAGCATAGCTACTATCATTTAGGTCAAATTACATTAATCAAAAAAATGATAGCTAATGAATGA
- a CDS encoding glutamate synthase-related protein — protein sequence MKKPVAIAQISNLENKQPTHALVNGLDLVIVKFDKEISVLYGRCLHRGALMADGHVDGHNLICGVHGWDYRYDTGVSEYNNKEVLHKFSTKIDGDTLYVDESEIDDYLLDQPQPFNRDEYLGAYADTHPEDTEPYTGYIKELAKNGLKNLGHHGFSASMGVDRNTLPKWSDIQFLPAQLATRPLLDNEEVATKVVIGAKAKKPLELDIPLFVSDMSFGALSREAKIALSRGAEMAGTGICSGEGGMLPQEQESNTKYFYELASAQFGFSWDKLDNVQAFHFKGGQGAKTGTGGHLPGSKVSKEIASVRGLNEGETAISPATFPDFHGVKDFKAFAEKVRDRTGGIPIGFKIAASHIEKDIQFALDVGVDYIILDGRGGGTGSAPTILRDNINVPTIPALARARKYLDKVGATDVTLIITGGLRIAEDFAKAMMLGADAIAVSNSALQAIGCLGMRACGSNNCPVGIATQKESLRSRLIIESSAKQLHNYFDATNNLIKVVARACGYDDVSKFNHDDLSTFDQDMHKLTGINYAGVL from the coding sequence ATGAAAAAACCAGTAGCAATTGCTCAGATTAGTAATTTAGAAAACAAACAACCGACTCATGCTTTAGTAAATGGATTAGATTTAGTTATTGTAAAATTTGATAAAGAAATTTCGGTCCTATATGGTAGATGTTTACATCGAGGTGCATTGATGGCTGATGGACATGTGGATGGTCATAACCTAATATGTGGTGTACACGGTTGGGATTACCGATACGATACTGGTGTTTCTGAATACAATAATAAAGAGGTTTTACATAAATTTAGCACTAAAATTGATGGAGATACTTTATATGTAGATGAATCTGAAATTGATGATTACCTTCTTGATCAACCGCAACCATTTAATAGAGATGAATATTTAGGTGCTTATGCAGATACACATCCAGAAGATACAGAACCATACACTGGATACATTAAAGAGCTTGCTAAAAATGGGTTAAAAAATCTTGGACATCACGGATTCTCTGCTTCTATGGGAGTTGATAGAAATACATTACCCAAATGGAGTGACATCCAGTTTTTACCAGCTCAGCTAGCAACTAGACCATTATTAGATAACGAAGAAGTAGCGACCAAAGTTGTTATTGGAGCCAAAGCAAAAAAGCCTTTAGAATTGGATATTCCTTTGTTTGTAAGTGATATGAGTTTTGGAGCTTTATCACGAGAAGCTAAAATTGCTTTATCCCGAGGAGCAGAAATGGCAGGCACTGGAATTTGTTCTGGAGAAGGTGGAATGTTACCACAGGAACAAGAAAGCAATACCAAATATTTTTATGAGTTAGCTTCTGCTCAGTTTGGTTTTTCCTGGGATAAATTAGATAATGTACAAGCATTTCATTTTAAAGGAGGACAAGGAGCAAAAACAGGTACAGGTGGCCACTTACCAGGCAGTAAAGTGAGTAAAGAAATAGCAAGTGTTAGAGGTCTAAATGAAGGAGAAACTGCTATCTCTCCAGCAACATTCCCTGATTTTCATGGAGTGAAAGATTTCAAAGCTTTTGCAGAAAAAGTACGAGATCGAACTGGTGGAATTCCAATTGGTTTTAAAATTGCTGCCAGTCATATCGAAAAAGACATCCAGTTTGCTTTGGACGTTGGTGTAGATTACATCATCCTAGATGGTCGCGGTGGTGGGACAGGATCTGCTCCTACAATTTTACGTGATAATATTAATGTACCTACAATTCCTGCTTTAGCAAGAGCAAGAAAATATCTTGATAAAGTTGGTGCTACCGATGTAACTTTAATTATCACTGGAGGATTAAGAATCGCAGAGGATTTTGCAAAAGCAATGATGCTTGGCGCTGATGCTATCGCAGTATCTAATTCAGCATTACAAGCTATCGGTTGTTTAGGGATGCGTGCATGTGGAAGTAACAACTGTCCAGTAGGTATCGCAACGCAAAAAGAATCTTTAAGAAGCAGATTGATTATAGAATCTTCAGCAAAGCAATTACATAACTATTTTGATGCAACTAATAACTTAATTAAAGTTGTTGCTAGAGCTTGTGGGTACGATGATGTTTCAAAATTCAATCATGATGATTTATCAACTTTTGATCAGGATATGCATAAATTAACTGGAATTAACTACGCCGGAGTATTATAA